From Planctomycetia bacterium, the proteins below share one genomic window:
- a CDS encoding rhodanese-like domain-containing protein → MSVNTISPKQLYQAVQNGQTVDLIDVRTPVEFREVHVEFARNVPLDQLGPAKLTSGRDGSGIPLYVICRSGGRGKQACEKLVAAGCSNVVNVEGGTQAWDQAGLPVVRGQKAISLERQVRIAAGALVLIGSLLGYFAHPYWIGLSAFVGAGLVFAGITDTCGMGMLLARMPWNRVSDSPASPTQAGATSCASKPQETCCH, encoded by the coding sequence ATGAGCGTCAACACCATCTCTCCGAAACAGCTCTACCAAGCGGTCCAAAACGGGCAAACCGTGGACCTGATCGACGTGCGAACGCCCGTGGAGTTTCGCGAAGTTCACGTCGAGTTCGCCCGCAATGTGCCGCTCGATCAGCTTGGGCCTGCGAAGCTTACGTCTGGTCGAGACGGTTCTGGAATTCCGCTGTACGTCATCTGCCGGTCGGGCGGCCGCGGCAAGCAAGCCTGCGAAAAGCTCGTTGCCGCTGGCTGCAGCAACGTCGTCAACGTCGAAGGGGGAACCCAGGCTTGGGACCAGGCGGGCCTGCCGGTCGTGCGCGGTCAGAAGGCCATTTCGCTGGAACGACAAGTGCGGATTGCGGCCGGTGCGCTGGTGCTGATCGGCTCGCTGCTGGGCTATTTCGCACATCCGTACTGGATCGGACTGTCGGCATTCGTGGGTGCCGGACTGGTGTTCGCCGGAATTACGGATACCTGCGGCATGGGGATGTTGTTGGCGCGGATGCCTTGGAACCGAGTGTCGGACTCACCCGCGTCGCCCACTCAGGCCGGCGCGACGTCGTGCGCTTCAAAGCCACAGGAAACGTGTTGCCACTGA
- a CDS encoding MBL fold metallo-hydrolase, translating into MLLKYFYDTALAHASYLVGCQKSGEAIVIDPSRNIDPYLEAAAKEGLRIVGSAETHIHADFVSGSRELADRVGAKLYLSDEGQVDWKYQFADQYPAMLLKNGDRFHVGKVKLEVLHTPGHTPESISFVLTDEGGGATKPMGIFTGDFVFVGSIGRPDLLETAAGVIGSAEIGARQLYHSMRRFRGLADYLQVWPAHGAGSACGKGLGAIPSSTVGYEKLFNPALQFTDEQKFVDYILADQPETPFYFAVMKRVNKVGPELLRNLPPAESLTPADLLRLTKERLVIDTSPAEVFAASHVHGTINIPAASLVRWAGFLVDYRQPVYLVTEEVSLARDLRALRSIGIDNVGGYFDVAAVQKSGLRSESYVSATPEELRDRIESGEATLLDVRARTEYESGHIAGAEHHFLGTLLRNLDRLDRNKPVIAQCLGGGRSAVATSILQRAGFDTTNMQGGYRAWIAAGLPVTDNELEAVHS; encoded by the coding sequence ATGTTGCTCAAGTACTTTTACGACACGGCCCTGGCGCACGCATCCTACCTGGTCGGTTGCCAGAAGTCGGGCGAGGCGATCGTGATCGATCCGTCGCGGAACATTGATCCCTACCTCGAAGCGGCAGCCAAGGAAGGGCTGCGGATTGTCGGTTCTGCGGAAACGCACATCCACGCCGATTTTGTGTCGGGCTCACGGGAACTGGCCGATCGCGTCGGTGCGAAACTCTACCTGTCGGATGAGGGGCAAGTCGACTGGAAGTATCAGTTCGCGGACCAGTATCCGGCAATGCTCCTCAAAAACGGCGACCGCTTCCATGTGGGCAAAGTCAAACTGGAAGTGCTGCATACGCCAGGACACACGCCGGAGAGCATTTCGTTTGTGCTCACCGATGAAGGAGGCGGCGCGACCAAGCCCATGGGGATTTTCACGGGCGACTTCGTGTTCGTCGGGTCGATTGGTCGACCCGACTTACTGGAGACGGCCGCCGGAGTCATTGGCAGCGCCGAGATCGGCGCGCGGCAATTGTATCACTCGATGCGCCGATTTCGCGGCCTGGCAGACTACCTGCAAGTGTGGCCGGCGCACGGCGCAGGGAGCGCTTGCGGAAAAGGATTGGGGGCGATTCCGTCCAGCACGGTCGGCTACGAGAAGCTGTTCAATCCCGCGCTTCAATTCACCGATGAGCAGAAGTTCGTCGATTACATCCTCGCCGATCAACCTGAAACTCCGTTCTATTTCGCCGTGATGAAGCGCGTGAACAAAGTCGGTCCCGAGTTGCTGCGCAACTTGCCGCCGGCGGAGTCACTCACTCCGGCCGACTTGCTCCGCCTGACGAAGGAGCGGCTGGTGATTGACACTTCGCCAGCGGAAGTGTTTGCGGCGTCTCATGTTCACGGCACAATCAACATCCCGGCGGCATCCTTGGTCCGGTGGGCCGGCTTCCTGGTCGATTATCGCCAGCCGGTATACCTGGTGACGGAGGAAGTGTCACTGGCAAGAGACCTGCGAGCCCTGCGTTCGATCGGCATTGACAACGTGGGGGGCTACTTCGACGTCGCCGCCGTACAGAAGTCGGGACTGCGCAGCGAATCCTATGTCTCGGCCACTCCCGAAGAGTTGCGGGACAGGATCGAAAGTGGCGAAGCGACGTTGCTGGACGTGCGCGCCCGCACGGAATACGAGTCCGGGCATATTGCGGGCGCGGAGCATCACTTTCTTGGCACGCTGTTGCGCAATCTCGATCGCTTGGATCGGAACAAGCCGGTCATCGCACAGTGTCTCGGCGGTGGGCGATCGGCAGTTGCAACCAGCATTTTGCAGCGTGCCGGCTTCGATACCACGAACATGCAAGGCGGCTATCGCGCCTGGATCGCTGCTGGGCTTCCAGTGACTGACAACGAACTGGAAGCGGTCCATTCCTAA
- a CDS encoding metalloregulator ArsR/SmtB family transcription factor: protein MATTKLRLTGLEALGQAAECLRTLAHPHRLRMVQMLLQGDYMVSELAEACELSSAMASEHLRLMQRCGFLTSKKEGRKVYYRVAEPHLKSILKCVEERFGVGGAK from the coding sequence ATGGCCACCACGAAATTGCGATTGACTGGATTAGAGGCTCTTGGTCAGGCGGCCGAGTGCCTGCGGACGTTGGCTCATCCTCATCGCTTGCGAATGGTACAGATGTTGCTCCAAGGGGATTACATGGTGAGCGAACTGGCGGAGGCTTGTGAGCTGTCGAGCGCCATGGCGTCGGAGCATCTTCGATTGATGCAACGTTGCGGGTTCCTCACCAGCAAGAAGGAGGGACGGAAGGTGTATTACCGGGTCGCGGAACCGCATTTGAAGAGTATCCTCAAATGCGTCGAGGAGCGATTTGGAGTCGGTGGCGCGAAATGA
- a CDS encoding methyltransferase domain-containing protein yields MNSTPAIRPLIEYSPEEIKAAVAARYGQVAAAPEGKFNFPVGRQFAESVGYVPAVLDRLPRSMWESFTGAGNPQPYVDAQPGETVLDLGCGAGLDLCLYAEKVGPAGKLYGLDLSKPMLDKARDNLRQVGIRNVEWLHAAADAIPLSDGSVDLVTANGIFNLSPDKDAVMREVVRVLRPGGRTIFAEIVLTSELPADDRREINDWFRCIGGALVEHDLLSRLQAHGLSNPEVVWIGRNARTGHALSKCAVIRAEKQC; encoded by the coding sequence ATGAATTCCACCCCTGCAATTCGGCCATTGATCGAGTACTCCCCTGAGGAGATCAAGGCCGCGGTCGCCGCACGATATGGCCAGGTTGCCGCTGCGCCCGAGGGGAAGTTCAACTTTCCCGTTGGACGGCAGTTCGCGGAAAGCGTGGGTTACGTTCCCGCGGTGTTGGACCGATTGCCGCGAAGCATGTGGGAGTCCTTCACGGGCGCTGGCAATCCGCAACCGTACGTGGACGCTCAGCCGGGCGAGACGGTCCTCGATCTTGGGTGTGGAGCCGGCCTCGATCTTTGCCTGTACGCTGAGAAAGTCGGACCAGCGGGAAAGTTGTACGGCCTGGACTTATCCAAGCCGATGCTCGACAAGGCGCGCGATAACTTGCGACAAGTGGGCATTCGCAACGTGGAATGGCTGCACGCAGCGGCCGATGCGATTCCGCTCTCTGACGGCTCCGTGGATCTCGTGACCGCGAACGGCATTTTTAATCTGTCGCCGGATAAAGATGCCGTGATGCGCGAAGTGGTGAGAGTACTTCGCCCGGGCGGTCGCACGATCTTCGCGGAGATTGTGCTTACCAGCGAACTCCCGGCGGATGACCGACGTGAAATCAACGACTGGTTTCGCTGTATCGGCGGAGCGTTGGTCGAGCACGACTTACTCAGTCGACTCCAGGCGCACGGATTGAGCAATCCTGAAGTTGTGTGGATCGGTCGCAATGCGCGTACGGGACATGCACTGTCAAAGTGCGCCGTAATTCGCGCGGAGAAGCAGTGCTGA